The genome window GTCCTGCAGGGCGGGAGTGGTGGGGGATGCTGTTAGTCATGAGAGAGGCTGTGGAGTGCTTAAGGGGCACACAAGAAGGGAATAACAGGGGCAGAGTGCCTGCAAAGTTGTGCATCCCCTCATGGGAAGGGGGGACACAGAGTAGCTACCATGGTATGCTTTCCCAGGGAGTAGCCAACAGCTACATTTGGTAAACAGAAAAACAGTGGGATTTAAATTGGattgaaaatttttaaaactACTTGTTGAGTGGCTTCTTTTAAGCAATTAAAAGATTTTCTTAAACTTTGTTATCCATGAAAATAATCAGGATTCaactctcattttaaaaaatccctttccTATCTACAAGCTGTCATACTTTTCTATGATACACTGAAACAGAACTCACTACTGATTTTGGTAATTATATACTTAGGTCTTAACTCACTTAGGGAAGAGTGTCTCCACCAGGTCAGACCCAATCTCAAAGATATAATCTCTGTTGCAAACTCTCCAGAGTGAAATGTAGAGAAAAGATTAGAATTGAAGTAACAATAGTTTGCAGACTGTTGTTcgtctcagttttcttttctcaataaGAAAATAGTCATAGTTAATAACTGACTCTCTTCCCAGCCTCTAATGGTGGTGTTCCCTATGGTATGAAAAAAACTCCATGTGACTAAAATAGTGGGAGTTATATTCCTGAATcgtctttgagagagagagaactacaaAGGTCTGGCTTGCCATTTTTTGTTGCTCTAGTTCGTAAATTTTTAGTAATTTGGGGGATAAAATTACTTGGTGTTTAACCACTTAAAATACCCCTTTCTGCCCCACACTGCCTTCCAGTAAGTGTCCCTTTGAACTACAAAGGAAAAATAGATTTGTGAAGCTGTTACCTCATAGTTCCCATAAAGGGAGGCATTTATGGCCATGCAGAGGGGCAAAAATTGTTGCCTACAAACCCAGCAGATCCTTTGCATCTATTGGCAAAGGAGAACACAAAATGCCGGCTATCCTTGGGACTGACTTTTCCTTCTATGCTGCTCTTTGTCCCCATAAGCAATCCTTTACTGTTTCATTATCAATAAGTGATGCTGCAAGAAGGCAGATTTGTAACAGAAGCTTAATTAAACATGGGGAGAGGCCAGGTTAACCTGCTGAGGCTCTGTCCTTTATCTCTTACAGCCAGTCTAAGGCTTGTAATCCTGAACTTCTGGTTCATAATTGTGTGAGTTATAGGCACCATTTGATCTGCCCCTCTctactgtttaaagacagagctgattaggctcaaTGGAATCTTTTGTTAGTTAAAtgatcactagagctgaaatcactgataaccagGTCTAAGTACTAAGCCTTATACCTGCTGCCCAACAGTGTTTCTGAGAAAGAGactgcccagcctgcactagcagtgaggttccctcGCTAGCtactgaaatcactaagagctgaaatcactgagagctggatgGAACCTCAAGatactccacctggcagaagggctaCACATAGAAACCCCTTAAGATCAATAGTTTTTGAAGGATGAGTAGGAAGTGTGGGACACAGCACAAAGGTACCTTAAAATATTACTAGTGATAACAATACTGAAAGAGGGTGTTCCTTGATGAGCTGTTGTATTTGAATAgttccttcacaatgtgctggctaaacACCTTGTTGGTGTTTCCCAGAAGCAAACACacacattagaaattcaggtatagaaccaatactcataacttcagatacaaaaatgatacattcatacaaatagcataatccaTTTTCAGcgaatcataacttttccacagacatcttacatgccacattttgtacaagatttactgcaattatataacagtggtagcaacaatgttCTACAGGTTATATTTTATTAGATAATGTCACACTGGCATATACATCTGGAAGAGATGAGGACGTCCAGGAACCAGAGTTCCTTCAAAGCTCTTCAGCTGAGCCTTCCCCTAtagcaaacaacaaaaaacccagttGCTGGTAGATGGAAGAAAGAGTGAGGCATGAGCAAGCTATATCTCACACATACCCTGCAGAATTCTTGGGCATGCTCTTATGCCTTGGGAATAGGTGCTATGTTACACCTAGATAGAGAGATCTAGTGTGAGAGATACTTCTTTGGCTTTCTGTGTTTGGGAAAACATAGCACTAACTACAAGAAGATAGCATTACCAGAACTGAAGCTCTGTGCCAACAatgctctatttatttatttttttaaaattattttaagcaCAGATTCTGATCTTTCGTTTCCTCTAGGTCACTTTTACTTGCTCTTGGCTTTATGACTTTCAGTTTTCTTCGGCAGCGGCACAGCCTGGATGTTGGGCCAAACACCCCCTTGAGCAATAGTGACTTTCTCCAGTAGCTTGTTGAGCTCCTCATCATTACGGATGGCGAGCTGCAGATGGCGGGGGATGATCCTGGTTTTTTTGTTATCCCGACCAGCGTTGCCAGCCAACTCGAGAATCTCAGCAGTCAGATATTCTAAGATGGCAGCCATATAAACAGGGGCTCCAGCTCCAACTTGCTCAGCATAATTACCCTTCCAGAGAAGCCGATAAACACGTCCCACTGGGAACTGCAAGTCAGCCCGAGATGAAGAAGACTTTGCCTTAGCCCTCACTTTGCTGCCTTGTTTCCCTTGGCCCAACATTGCAACGCTTCTTCACCACAGCCACCACTGTTCacagaaacagaaacaaacagaaaaagcatCTGAAAACAGAGTCAAATTCTGCTGTCCAATATACCTATGCAGCCCCAATGGACTCAGTAGGGTTGCATGAGAGAAGAAGAGCCGTGTCCATGTAATATTTCTATCCTTTTCTAAATAGcatgtattcatttaaaaaaacctctcaaaTAATTCAGGATTCCTCTAACCATCCACAGATGAGAGAACAAAAGCATAAGTACTTATAGCTTGATATATGACCTTTTCAAATCAGAGAAAAACTAGGAATTGTGCAAGAAGCTGTGCTAGCGATGCAAATGCTGAAGGAGCTGTTTGTCAAGAATTTAACAGCTGCTGCTCATGAGCCATAGCCTTGATGTATTGGATTAGCCTTTTTAGTCAGAGTGGCTATACTTTTTGATATTTCATTAAGTCTGAAGCAAGTACAAAAGTGCTTATTGTCACCAGaacagagagaaaaacaggattTGAATATATTCCCTTTGTGAATATAAGAGGGAATAGTTTGACTCGGAGCTGCATCACTAGTAGATTTAAAATACTAAAATGCCAGCTGTAGAAAAGAGAGCATTGCCAGCTGTGGAGTGCACATGAGAAAGGCTCCCTCCTTTGGGCTTCCTAAGGTGCTATGGACCTAAAGTGTGTGTCTAATCCTGTAGACAATACAGTATAGTTCCTTATATTTTCTTTATCTGAGGAACAGTATAATTAAATCTGACC of Natator depressus isolate rNatDep1 chromosome 4, rNatDep2.hap1, whole genome shotgun sequence contains these proteins:
- the LOC141985921 gene encoding histone H2A.J-like, with amino-acid sequence MLGQGKQGSKVRAKAKSSSSRADLQFPVGRVYRLLWKGNYAEQVGAGAPVYMAAILEYLTAEILELAGNAGRDNKKTRIIPRHLQLAIRNDEELNKLLEKVTIAQGGVWPNIQAVPLPKKTESHKAKSK